In the Staphylococcus sp. IVB6240 genome, one interval contains:
- the rpmC gene encoding 50S ribosomal protein L29 — MKAKEIRDLTTSEIEEQIKSSKEELFNLRFQLATGQLEETARIKTVRKTIARLKTVARERELEQGKANQ; from the coding sequence ATGAAAGCTAAGGAAATTAGAGACTTAACCACTTCAGAAATCGAAGAACAAATCAAATCTTCAAAAGAAGAGCTTTTTAACCTACGCTTTCAATTAGCTACAGGTCAATTAGAAGAGACTGCTCGTATCAAGACTGTAAGAAAAACGATCGCGCGTCTAAAAACTGTTGCACGTGAAAGAGAATTAGAACAAGGTAAAGCAAACCAATAA
- the rpsQ gene encoding 30S ribosomal protein S17, with translation MSERNDRKVYVGKVVSDKMDKTITVLVETYKTHKLYGKRVKYSKKYKTHDENNSAKLGDIVKIQETRPLSATKRFRLVEIVEESVII, from the coding sequence GTGAGCGAAAGAAATGATCGTAAAGTTTACGTTGGTAAAGTTGTTTCAGATAAAATGGACAAAACAATCACTGTTTTAGTTGAAACTTACAAAACACACAAACTATATGGTAAACGTGTTAAATACTCAAAAAAATATAAAACGCATGATGAAAACAATTCAGCTAAATTAGGAGATATCGTTAAGATTCAAGAAACGCGTCCTTTATCAGCGACAAAACGTTTCCGTTTAGTAGAAATTGTCGAAGAATCAGTAATTATTTAA